The Calditrichota bacterium genomic sequence AAACAATGACTTGGTTCTATTATGTAAGTGGGCCCTTCATCCTTTTTTATGTGCCAAAACTTATTTTTATTTTATTCAATTTGGTTGACGATATTTATTTTCTAATTCGCAAATTAGTGACACAGGTTCAAACAAAATCAAACGCTGAAAAGAGAACGATTACCCGCAGAAAATTTTTAACACAGGTTGGGATTGTTACTGCGGGTATTCCATTTTTATCCCTTTTTTATGGCATAGTTTATGGCAGGTTTGATTTTACGGTTCGAAAACTCAAGCTAAAATTTAAATCTTTCCCCAAAGAAATGAATGGTTTAAAAGTAGTACAGATTTCAGATTTTCATATTGGTAGCTTTTTGGGCAAGAAAAAAACGATTGATGAAGCTGTTGATCTAATTAACCAGCAACATGCGGATATACTTCTGTTTACCGGGGATTTTGTAAATAATGTTTCTACCGAAGTGGATGAGTTTATCGAAAGTTTAAAAAACCTAAAAGCCCGGATTGGAAAGTTTTCTGTTTTGGGCAATCATGATTATGGAGAATATGTTCGTTGGCCAAGCGTTGAAGAAAAGAAAAAGAATCTTAACAGGCTAATTAAAATCCAACAAGATATTGGCTTTGATCTTTTGTTAAATGAGTCCAGGACTATAGAACTGAATGGAGCCAATTTTGAATTATTAGGAGTTGAGAATTGGGGGCTCCCGCCATTTCCGCAATATGGTGATTTAGAGAAAACCCTTTCCGGCTCCAACTCGGAATCATTTCAAATATTAATGTCACATGATCCAACCCATTTTAGTGCGCAGGTTGCCGGGAAAACAAATATCGATCTAACACTTTCCGGGCATACGCATGGTGCACAATTTGGAATTGAAATTCCCGGCTGGCGATGGAGCCCTGTTAACCTCCGCTACAAATATTGGGGCGGGCTTTATGAAGAAGCTAATCAAAAGATTTATGTCAATACCGGGATTGGCTTTATCGGATTTCCTGGCCGCGTAGGAATGCCACCGGAAATAACCGTTTTTGAAATTGAACAAGGATGATAGTTTATTAACCGTCTACCATCCTAAAAAGGCCGGCTATTAAATTCGCCGGCCATAGTCATTGTTTCAGGATATACTTATAATCAACTTTATAATCTATTTCTTACCCCCCACTTTTCAAAAAGAACTGGAATAACAATCATATTTAAGAATGTGGCCGTCAATAAGCCACCAAGAATAACAATAGACATCGGCGCCTGTATTTCACTACCCGGCTCTCCTATGGCCAGGGCCAGGGGCAACAATGCAAGCCCTGTTGTTAATGCAGTCATTAAAATAGGATTTAACCTTTCCAATGAACCTTGTACAACTGCATCGTGTAGGGATTTGCCTTCTTCCTCTATTAAGTGGTTGTAATGTGAAACCATAATAATTCCATTACGCACCGCTATACCAAACAAAGTAATAAAGCCAACCATTGAAGCAATAGTAATAATTCCTTCGCTAAAAAATAGGGCAATTACCCCACCAATTAAGGCTAATGGCAAGTTGACCATTACAAGTAAAGATTGACGGAAATTCCCAAACTCCATGTAAAGGGCTACCAAAATAGCAATAATGGACAGAACGCTAAGCAACATAATTAAGCGGGTTGCTTCAGTAGCACTTTCAAATTGACCGCCATACTCCACATAATAGCCCTGTGGAAAAGAGACATTTTCAGCAACCTGTGATTTAATATCATCTACCACACTTTGTAAATCCCTGTCAGCTACATTTGCCTGAACGACAATTTTGCGTTGTACATTTTCACGACTTATATAGTTTGGACCTTTATCAATCTGAATATCAGTAACCATTTTCAAAGGTATCTGGGCACCATTTGGCAGATCAATTAATGAATTACGTACGGCATCTAGGTTATCGCGAAATTGCGGTGCATATCGTATAACAATGTCATGACGGTTTTGCCCTTCATAAACCTGTGACACTGGCAACCCCAGAAAAGAAATATCTATCATTTCATCCACATCAGCAGCGGTTAATCCAAAAAGTGCAATGTTATCACGATTTACTTTTAGCCGTACCTGCGGAACATCCGTTTGCTGATCTTTAGAAAGGTCAACAATGCCTTCAATATTTTTCATTTGTGATTCAATT encodes the following:
- a CDS encoding metallophosphoesterase; the encoded protein is MRGNPIISLLIFSIIILAIDFYVFWGIRKITRDYRALVKKIVTIAFWFVPVFSISGLVMIFLFRESISPAKTMTWFYYVSGPFILFYVPKLIFILFNLVDDIYFLIRKLVTQVQTKSNAEKRTITRRKFLTQVGIVTAGIPFLSLFYGIVYGRFDFTVRKLKLKFKSFPKEMNGLKVVQISDFHIGSFLGKKKTIDEAVDLINQQHADILLFTGDFVNNVSTEVDEFIESLKNLKARIGKFSVLGNHDYGEYVRWPSVEEKKKNLNRLIKIQQDIGFDLLLNESRTIELNGANFELLGVENWGLPPFPQYGDLEKTLSGSNSESFQILMSHDPTHFSAQVAGKTNIDLTLSGHTHGAQFGIEIPGWRWSPVNLRYKYWGGLYEEANQKIYVNTGIGFIGFPGRVGMPPEITVFEIEQG